One segment of Aggregicoccus sp. 17bor-14 DNA contains the following:
- a CDS encoding cyclase family protein has protein sequence MSALSEGWVDLSVPISPRLPVWPEDPPLRNARTANIHQGDPANVTELRMSAHCGTHVDAPLHFIPGARAVDALDLRALLGPARVLHLDDAPEVRARSLQEAAPKRGERLLLRTRNSEGPWWEQPFKEDFIGLSLDAARVLAEAGVACVGVDYLSVAGFHADGAAVHRTLLEAGVVVIEGLALAALPREAREVELLCLPLRLVGADGSPVRALARPLPEGAR, from the coding sequence ATGAGCGCGCTCTCCGAGGGCTGGGTGGACCTCTCGGTGCCCATCTCGCCGCGGTTACCGGTGTGGCCGGAGGATCCGCCGCTGCGCAACGCGCGCACCGCGAACATCCACCAAGGCGACCCCGCGAACGTCACCGAGCTGCGGATGAGCGCGCACTGCGGCACGCACGTGGACGCGCCGCTGCACTTCATCCCCGGGGCCCGTGCGGTGGACGCGCTGGACCTGCGCGCGCTGCTGGGCCCTGCGCGCGTGCTGCACCTGGACGATGCGCCGGAGGTGCGCGCGCGCTCGCTGCAGGAGGCGGCGCCGAAGCGCGGCGAGCGCCTGCTCTTGCGAACGCGCAACAGCGAGGGACCCTGGTGGGAGCAGCCCTTCAAAGAGGACTTCATCGGGCTGTCGCTGGACGCGGCGCGCGTGCTCGCGGAGGCGGGGGTGGCGTGCGTGGGGGTGGACTACCTCTCCGTGGCCGGCTTTCACGCGGATGGCGCGGCGGTGCATCGCACACTGCTGGAGGCAGGCGTGGTGGTCATCGAGGGGCTCGCGCTCGCAGCGCTCCCGCGCGAGGCGAGGGAGGTGGAGCTGCTGTGCCTGCCCCTGCGGCTGGTGGGGGCGGACGGCTCGCCCGTGCGCGCGCTCGCGCGGCCGCTG